TTTTGCACGTATGAGCAAGACCTTTGAGAAAACCAAGCATCAATTACGCAGTAACGATCATACTGGCGCGAAGTCCAATATTCTAGCGCATTATGATTTAGGTAATGCGATGTATGAGCGCTTTTTAGACCCGACGATGATGTATTCCTCAGCGGTTTATCCAACACCTGATACCTCTCTTGCACAAGCGCAGCAGCATAAGTTGGCGCTTATTTGTCAGCGTTTACAGCTTAAAGCCGAAGACCATGTGCTTGAGATTGGTACAGGTTGGGGCGGCTTTGCTGTTTATGCTGCCAAGCATTATGGCTGTCACGTGACCACTACCACCATTTCAGACGCTCAGTATCAAGAAGCACAACGCCGTGTGGAAGCGTCAGGTCTGACCGATAATATTACGTTACTCAAGCAGGATTACCGCAAGCTAACAGGGCAGTATGATAAGTTAGTCAGTATTGAAATGATTGAAGCGGTCGGGCATGAATTTCTACCAACGTTTTTTGCCAAATGTAATGATTTACTTAAACCCACAGGCTTGATGGTGCTACAAGCCATTACTTTTAATGACCAAAACTATCATGATTATGTGGACTCAGTTGATTTTATTCAGACGCATATTTTCCCCGGAGGCTGTCTGTTGTCCAATCAAGAGCTGAACACACAGTTCACTGAACAGACTGATATGGTCATTAAGCAGCTGCATGATTATGGTTTTGATTATGCCTATACCTTGCGAGATTGGCGAGCAGCGTTTATGTCGCAGCGACAAGAGATTAAGGCGTTAGGTTATGATGAAGCGTTTATTCGCTTATGGGAGTTTTATTTCTGTTATTGCGAAGGTGGTTTTTTAGAACGTACGATTGGCGTGGTACAAGTAACAGCGGTGAAGCCGAATAATATTGATACGCTACATTTTTCTGATTTACCAGCGCAAGATGAGGATAGTGAACGTGCACCTACAAATGTTGCTAAGTGCGCTTAAGTTAAAGACTTTCTTTCTTCTTTAGGTGATGATATTTAAGTAATGACAAGTGCATAACAATGAGCAAATAATTGTTATAAAATCATATTAACGTACAAGTAAAAACTGGCGACAGCCATAAAGCATACCATCATAAAAAGGATATTATTATGGGCTATGTATTTATTTACCTTACTGCCGTTGTCATATTTTTGGGTATTGATTCGGTTTGGCTGACTACCATGAAAGGCGCATTTTATGAGGCGCGTATCGGTCATTTACTTGCTGATAAACCTAATATGGCTGCCGCTGGCGTATTTTATCTGTTTTACCTGTTTGCATTATGTGTCCTCATTTTATATCCACAAATCAAAGCACAGGCATCCATTGGGCATATCTTTTTATTGGGTGGGCTGATTGGTCTGATGGCATATGGGACGTATGACTTTACCAACTTGGCATTGTATAAAGGCTTTACGCTCGATACCGCATTGGTAGATTTTGCATGGGGTGGCTTATTAACCGGTTCAGTCAGCGCGATGGTTGCGTGGCTGGCATATCGCTTTCATTG
This genomic window from Psychrobacter urativorans contains:
- a CDS encoding DUF2177 family protein, with translation MGYVFIYLTAVVIFLGIDSVWLTTMKGAFYEARIGHLLADKPNMAAAGVFYLFYLFALCVLILYPQIKAQASIGHIFLLGGLIGLMAYGTYDFTNLALYKGFTLDTALVDFAWGGLLTGSVSAMVAWLAYRFHWLG
- a CDS encoding SAM-dependent methyltransferase — encoded protein: MPARPTDRTPTSTLEKITARLSQVVNDTTVLKPISQGVNHLARKVVFRALSHLQFGSLTLIEDFDAEKPNSQTFGQKQAGNSTDISTLAASSSAVGRHALDVTLNIHDSNVYRQLLFGGSIALADSYINGEWDTNDLTGFIRLAARNLAVLNQLESRFARMSKTFEKTKHQLRSNDHTGAKSNILAHYDLGNAMYERFLDPTMMYSSAVYPTPDTSLAQAQQHKLALICQRLQLKAEDHVLEIGTGWGGFAVYAAKHYGCHVTTTTISDAQYQEAQRRVEASGLTDNITLLKQDYRKLTGQYDKLVSIEMIEAVGHEFLPTFFAKCNDLLKPTGLMVLQAITFNDQNYHDYVDSVDFIQTHIFPGGCLLSNQELNTQFTEQTDMVIKQLHDYGFDYAYTLRDWRAAFMSQRQEIKALGYDEAFIRLWEFYFCYCEGGFLERTIGVVQVTAVKPNNIDTLHFSDLPAQDEDSERAPTNVAKCA